taaattattaactagATTAACAaatcattattttaaattatataataaataaataattaaaatttatataattaataaaaaaatataataccctttacttaataaaaatatttgattttacaaagtataattttttaataaatagaatTTGCATAATGtgaattttgaagaaaaagaattgaaaacataaaacttagagaatattaaaaaattacaataaaattattaaaatactcaataactaaaaaaaaaaaaaacaaaacaaaagaaagaaaatgaattcCCGGCTGGCTTGACAGATGGGTCAATGCGTCTTCTGAGATTCAAATTTCGTAACGTCACACGCAAACAATACTCTTTGTCTTCTTCTCCCTCCATTTTTGGTAATTTCACTCCTTCGTCACTTCTGCGAATTCCAAAGCACGTAGAAAATCTTGTGTGTTCTTTACTATTAATCTTGTTTCGTTATTAGATTCCTGTATTCATcgttagagtttagggtttcggTTTCTGTATGCATTGTATTTGCATGGCTCCACATTGTGAATTTCCACTGTTACATGCTTACAtgttgttttaataaataaataaataattgaaaagCTGCATGTAACTAGATCCATGGCGAGCTATTCATTTTCCTTCCAAATAAGCGAGGTTGATTTTTCAAACATTCGCACACTCATGGCTCGGTTTTCAACGTGATCCTTTTGTTCCTTTACTTTGTTTTCTCCATTTTCTTTATGCTAAGCTTCTTTTGCTAGGGTTTGTTGTTCTGTGGTACGTGGTTCAGGGTTTAACGTTATGTGGGTGGTCATGATATTTTAAATTGGATTTgtgtggatttttttttttttggagacAATTTTACTTATTGCGTCTTTATATTATTTGTTGAACATTCAGAGTTGGTACTCTCGATTTTGTGATCGATTGATGCATGCTACCTATAGGCAAGATGAAGTGTTATGTTATTGCTATccctaaagaagaagaaaaaaaaaggattattttattgagtttaagTTGAGTTTACAAATGATTATAAAAGGTATTatttgaccattttttttactactAGTAGTTGAGAAGGGGCTGTTAGTTGCGAGTTCTTTACCTTTTTTGAAGTTCATTTTAATGTAAATGCATCTTCTCCATTCCAAAGTCACGATAATTTGTAATGGATGCTCAGAAGTCTATTCAACTGAGCATGGAGAGGATGGATACTTTTACAgtgtttgtttgatttcttttaacggttttctcattttatatgtttttactaacaataataataataataatgaacatGTCACCTTGTTTTCAAACTTTTACGAAGGAAACAGAGAAGACAGCTTTGCCCTGTTTTTGTACCCTTGTATAGAAACATGAACTTTTGTTTGTATTGGCTAAAGGTTACCAGTTATTGTAAGAGTTCAAGTATCGACAAGTGACATTGTTTTTTCCATTGGCTTTTCAAAATGGTGTATTCTGATCATCTGCATAAGCAACGTGTATTCTTTCAAGAAAGCTCACAAAAGATCCAAGTTGTTTAGAGTGTATTTTTTGCACAAGAGCAAATGCATTTATGTTCCAGAAGGAGATACACTTTATATTGAAAAGTTTTACTGGTCCATACTTGCTAAATAATTAGTAGCCTTCGCAAATTATGCCGTATTGATCTTTTGGTTTTGGAAAGCCTATAGAGAAACACCTGACTATAGGCAACCAATGGTTAAAATATGTTGAATTGCTTAAACCATAGCTTTTGTTATTACTACTTTTGAATATGTATAACACATAACTGAAATGTTGCTTAAACATAACTTATGTTTCATCACTTTAATCTCAACAATTAAGAATTTTAGTGGCATATCTCATTTTTCACCCTCTTGTCTGTTTCATGTGCAGATTGAAGGTTTATGTGTGTTATTATTAAATCCAGTGTTCATGGTTATGCTCTTCTCTGTCTTCTAACTATGTGAGGAAGCCACACGTAAAGAGTTGAGACAAGAGAAAAGTATGGAGTGCAATAAAGATGAGGCAGTTAGGGCCAAAGAAGTGGCAGAGAGGAAATTATCTGAAAAGGACTACGTTGGTGCAAAAAGGTTTGCTCTCAAGGCTCTTAATTTGTATCCTGCACTGGAGGGTCTTACCCAGTTTGTGACAACCTTGGATGTTTATATCTCCGCCGAGAAAAAAATAAGTGGAGTAACAGATTGGTATGGTGTACTTGGAGTGACTCCTTCTGCTGATGATGAGACAGTTAAAAAGCAGTACAGAAAGCTGATTCTCGCTCTTCATCCTGACAAAAACAAGTCTCCAGGTGCAGACGGTGCGTTTAAGCTTGTTTCTGAGGCATGGACTTTGCTATCAGATAAGGCGAGAAGACTAGCATATAATCAGAAGAGGAGTTCAACAGGGTTTCAGCATAATGCTCCCAACCACGTTGTGTCGCAACCAAAAGCACCCAATCCAAATAGGATGGCAACTCCAAATGCAAGAACTGGAAGTAATAATGCTCAGGCTCCTCCAACATCCGTTCCTCCTCCATATAGAATGGTTGATACCTTTTGGACTATCTGTAGTCGTTGTAGTACACTACTTCAATATCTCAGGATTTATTTGAATGTTGCGCTACGATGTCCAAACTGTAATCAGGCGTTTGTGGCTGTAGAGAAGGTTCCACCTGCTGATGGTGTTAAGTCTTTTAATTGGTCCGCTCAGCAACATCAACAAAATTCTCAGCCTCGTGCTGGTGGTTGGGATCACCCCACTACTAATCCAGGAAGAACTCATTCAGTTTCTCaaaacatagaatcaagcagtATGCGAGGCGGGTCTTCTTTTAGTAACACAAACTCCCAGTACGCTCCTCACTCAAGAATGCATGGTTTTGCTAGCAAAGATAGTTCAGCATCTACTCCAGCTGCATCTACTAAGCAGCAGGCAACTGTgaaatcaagaagcaaatgTGAGGGTGCTCCTTCAATTTCTGCAAGGGAGAGCAGTCACAAGTACAAGAGATCTGATGGTTCTTTCAATAATGTCCAAAGAACTGTAAAGAAAATGAGATCAGATGACATTCACATGGGTATAGAAACGACACATGGTTTTTCACGTTTTACTAACAAGCATCGCAGCATGAAAGAGTTGTCAACGTATGAATTGCGAAACATGTTGATCAATAAAGCACAGAATGAGATTCGCGAGAAACTCCAAGAATGGAAATCAACAGCTGAAGATAAGGTTACAAACAAGGACAAAGGAACCGAGACACAAAAAGGCACGTTAAAGGACAAAACTTGTTCAGAGAAGCAGGAAGATAAGGTTATGAACAAGGACGAAGGAAATGTGAGACAAAAAGGCTTGTTAAATGACAAAACAACTGGTTCGGAGAAGCATGAAGATTCCACCATTAATGATAATGGACATCTGGAAAGTGATCCTGTTCCCGTCACATCTGATGATACTGGAAAGGAGAACCAAGACTGCTATGTGATTCCCGTTGCTGATTCTGATTTTCACAATTTTGACTTGGAAAGAGCTGAAAATTCCTTTGCAGAGGACCAGGTCTGGGCAGCTtacgatgatgatgataaaatgCCTAGATTTTATGTTAAAGTTCAAAAGGTGATGTCAACGAAGCCATTTAAAATGAGTGTCAGTTGGCTTAACTCTCGAAGCAACAAAGAATTGGGGCCGATGGATTGGATAGGTTCTGGTTTTTATAAAACTTGTGGGGATTTCACGATCGGCAAACGTGAAATAACTGGATCGTTAAATTCCTTTTCCCACAAGGTTAGATGGACAAAAGGCAACAGAGGAATCGTTCGAATCTTTCCGAGGAAGGGGGATATCTGGGCCCTTTATAGAAACTGGTCTCCTGATTGGAATAAAGATACTCCCGATGAAGTGAAGCACAAGTATGATATGGTGGAAGTACTTGATGATTTCAATGACAAGCAAGGTGTACTAGTTACACCACTTATCAAGGTTGATGGTTTTGTGGCAGTGTTTCAGAGGATTGAAGGTCATGATCTGGTAAGGAAGATTCCCAAAGTGGAGATGTTTCGATTCTCTCATCAGGTTCCTAATTACTTGCTTACAGGACAAGAAGCTCCTAATGCTCCAAAGGGTTGTCAAGAGTTGGATCCAGCAGCCACCTCTTTAGACCTCCTTCAGACAAAGAATGAAGCCAATGTTGAAAAATCAAAGGAAGAGACAAGTTAGTTACCTGAGAAATATGCTTCAGAACCGAGTAGATTAGAAAGGATGGTAGATGGAAAAAGAATGATAGATGAACTCTGCACAGTGTGAACAGCCTATAGTGCTTTACTACTTTGTTTTCCATATAGGTATAGATATGCTAAAAGGTCAATGATAGTCATTTCTACAAGCAAAATGATTAAATCAGAAGTTTTGGTATGATGTTTTGGTGCCTATTCTGTCTTTGTGGTGGTAACTCCATCAGATTCATTGTTTACTTACATCTATGAAATTTCTGTTTGATATTCAATTCCAATGATGCTTTTTTATACAAGTTTCACTTTCATTGTTTATTTTTAGTTCCGGTGGTGATACAGAATTTGTTTTCTGCCTTGCAAAGCAAATGCCTTGACAATAGGTTCTAGTGGAGGTTATATGATAGCACAACTTTGTACCATTAGTTTGATGGCTGTTATTTTCGTTTCGTAATTACGTTAAGGAGGATTTCTTATCCAATATTAGGATGTTTGACCTCTTAGTCTTAGGaatagtttttttcttttttcttttattttttaatcttaaaaagttgtgttttatttttttaaaaaaatagaaagcagTTTTCAGGTAATTAACATGGGGTATGGTAAGAGGGGAGAAAAACATTATAACTAAGTTTTTATTTGAAGTCATTTTTTCaagtatattattataaaataactatttCTATAAAGTTATCTTCATGTGGAgataatatatattacaaattgttagataatttagtcaaacatATTAAtctatttaactaaattaatccatttaattatttacaatattattttcatataaaaatatcttaacaAAAAGTAACCACTTTATTATGAACACCTTTCATGATATAAGCATATAATTAGATGATGATAATTTAGGAATGATTATGGCTTtataaattgaaaagaaaagaaaatcacaTATTGTTTTGCTTCATGCTCTTTTTAGTAATTCTGATCTGTAATATAAAGGCAGTTTATTTTCTCATTTATTTTCTCACTGTATCCTAAAAGtgcttcaaataataataatcattatATAAACCAGGAGCAGACCCACAATGTCTCTCCGGAGGATATTTTGGTTTATGTAATAAGATTGGATATTGTATATATTAAAGatgatattattatttacaaattaaacaaaccgTCATGATTAAAGGTATATTATTTGTAGAGGGGTATGTCTAAAACGAGCTCAACCATTATGTGCTTATTGAATGAGCTACATTTATATAGgccattagattttattagatgaaaatcaaaggCTAATATAAAACAAGAGCATTGatggactctaataaatatagaatatcctagtacataaataaatactttaaatggcaatactttaatacacaatactttaaacggcaacaaaattttttatttttaaataattaaatataaaatatatgagtattttttatttattaaaattaattattgcaaaaaaattttataatattaaaaattatattaaaataatattttaaactataactaacataaaaatataaaataattaaaattttattttatattacttcacaaataattagattattatattatatttgtatgttatagtttaaaatattattttaatataattttttaatattataaaaaaaaatttgcataataattaattttaatgaataaaaaatttatattttttgtatttatttaatttatatttttttagaacaaaaagTTTCTacctttatataataaaatatgtgataatcttcttaatatatattatggGTGGCAAAACGGGTCGAGTCTGTCGGGTCGACCCGCCGAATTcgctaaaaaaatagaaaattattgATAAATAGAAGAATGAAATTAATAATCGAAATTTATATATAGTAAATTGTCTACAAATCTTATAATTAGTAAAGGAGAGAGGAGAAACGAACGCTGAGGAAGAATGATTAAAGGTGCAAAGAGTTCTAATCATTAGTCTTTCATGTCTTAAGTGTCACTTGTATAGTGTTACGGGATGGGAAAGAAATTAGAGTGTCTTTAACCAAATTTATTCAAAAAGGAGAAATCATTTGCAAAAACAAAAGTCagataatttatatgaataaatagtttctgattgaaaatgatggatGTCAAATCAGTTTTTGTTATATGcctattttaataatgtaaatcaaatcaattgaTTTAGTATGTTGAGTAATAAATCGAATTAAATTGATTCCACTTATATAAAGGTATTCAGGACAGATATATAtgtaacaaaaatttatttaaaatatttacataattttcAATCTCAaactatttatttatgtaaattatctccaaaaattaaaattgcttttatttttataactaCAACTTTTAACTTGAAGCcagacaaaaaaaaaggaaaataaaaggagACATATATGATCCTATTTGTTTATTGGATCTTGAATCCAATGATGAATGGATCATTGAACGAGATTCTCGCCAATTGAATGAATAAAGATGTGTTTTAAAATTGCAGAAGGTTTAcccaaaaagagaaagagagataaCAACTACCACAACTAACGAATCCCATTTTTCCGCTAGCTCGTTTGCTTTAATCTCCTTTTATAGTACGTTAGTATCTTGTATTTACTTTACTATTTGTTACTTTAGATCTAAAAAATATCAATGTACATAATAAAGATAAGGAAAATAAAAGTTCTAAAAATTGAATCAGTTCAATCGGTTCGACTGAATTAATCAGAAATCGATCATTTAGTCAGTTCGATTAATTTTTAGAATCgtttgtaaaaaattaataaaaaatcgaCCGAATAGATAATTAACCAGAACGTTGAATAAAAAAACACTCACCTACTTAATTCAAGAAAGTCACTCACCACGTCTCCCATTCCTCCCTCAACCCTAATTTGAACTCGTCCAGTTGTCTCTAAAGCATCTGTGTCGGAAGTACGATTTAAAAATTCTATCGTCGTCGGCGGTTGATTAGTTCAAACTTCGAAGCTTTTGTTGTCGACCATTTCTGTCCTACCAAGCATATGTTCTACCGCCGTGGACTCTAaaccttctttcttctctctgtcacttcaatttttcaattatttttttattttgttaattatatatgaattgCTGTAGTgagttcttattttttttattttgttaattatatgaatttttgtagagttcttcagttcttcatttttttattttgttaa
This portion of the Arachis duranensis cultivar V14167 chromosome 6, aradu.V14167.gnm2.J7QH, whole genome shotgun sequence genome encodes:
- the LOC107494923 gene encoding uncharacterized protein LOC107494923 is translated as MECNKDEAVRAKEVAERKLSEKDYVGAKRFALKALNLYPALEGLTQFVTTLDVYISAEKKISGVTDWYGVLGVTPSADDETVKKQYRKLILALHPDKNKSPGADGAFKLVSEAWTLLSDKARRLAYNQKRSSTGFQHNAPNHVVSQPKAPNPNRMATPNARTGSNNAQAPPTSVPPPYRMVDTFWTICSRCSTLLQYLRIYLNVALRCPNCNQAFVAVEKVPPADGVKSFNWSAQQHQQNSQPRAGGWDHPTTNPGRTHSVSQNIESSSMRGGSSFSNTNSQYAPHSRMHGFASKDSSASTPAASTKQQATVKSRSKCEGAPSISARESSHKYKRSDGSFNNVQRTVKKMRSDDIHMGIETTHGFSRFTNKHRSMKELSTYELRNMLINKAQNEIREKLQEWKSTAEDKVTNKDKGTETQKGTLKDKTCSEKQEDKVMNKDEGNVRQKGLLNDKTTGSEKHEDSTINDNGHLESDPVPVTSDDTGKENQDCYVIPVADSDFHNFDLERAENSFAEDQVWAAYDDDDKMPRFYVKVQKVMSTKPFKMSVSWLNSRSNKELGPMDWIGSGFYKTCGDFTIGKREITGSLNSFSHKVRWTKGNRGIVRIFPRKGDIWALYRNWSPDWNKDTPDEVKHKYDMVEVLDDFNDKQGVLVTPLIKVDGFVAVFQRIEGHDLVRKIPKVEMFRFSHQVPNYLLTGQEAPNAPKGCQELDPAATSLDLLQTKNEANVEKSKEETS